The Pseudoalteromonas tunicata genome segment ATTCAGGCTGGGGCTGTACGTATGCGCCCAGTATTATTAACCGCAGGCACAACATTATTGGGGAATTTAATAATCACACTCGACCCTGTATTTAGTGGGCTTGCGCTCGCGATTATGTTTGGCATTATCGCCTCGACCTTATTTTCGTTATTTGTTGTGCCGTTAGTTTATTTTTTAGTATTTGTTGAGCCTGCTCGTGAACTTGCTCAATCAGAGGAGTCTTAATCATGTCTATACAAGTTAAAAATAAGTGGTTAATGCCTGTTGTTGCGATCGGGTTATTATTGGTGTTGATTGCTATGATGGCGGATTTATTTAGCGACAAAGTATCGCCAGACAATACCGTTGCTCAGGTATCCTTTACGGGTAAAACACAAGTTGTAACAGTGCAAGCGGTTGAGCAAACAGAATATGTTCCGGCCACGGTGATCGCCAAGCAAAATACTGTGATTTCGAGTCGAATTTTGGCGCCAATCAAAACGTTTGCGGTACGTGCCGGGCAAGTTGTAGAGCAGGGTGATTTACTGATTGAGCTTGAGGATGGTCAATTAAAAGCGCAAGTTGCGCAGGCTAAAGCACGCTTAGACGCAGTCAATAGTCAACTCGCTCAAGCGCAATTACAGCTTAATCGCGCGATCACGCTGCGTGAGCAGGGTTTAACCGCAATTAACGATTTAGATGTTGCTAAAACTAATTTTGCCGAGCTTCAAGCGAGTCGAAATAGTGCAGCAGAGCAACTAGAGCAAGCACAGGTGGGGCTATCTTACAGCCAAATACGTGCCCCAATTGCGGGTAAGGTGGTTGATCGTATGGCTGAACCTGGTGATACCGTAAGTCCTGGGCAGGTGTTGTTATCGATTTATAACCCACAGTCATTACAAATTGAAGCTGCGGTGCGTGAGCAAAAAGCGGTGAGTTTAAAACTCGGCCAGTCGTTAGCTGTAGAAGTCGCCTCGCTTAACATTAAGGGGCAAGCAAGGGTTGCTGAAATTGTACCTGTCGCTGATAGTAGTGCACGTAGCTTTTTAGTGAAACTTGAATTTGCTAATGATGTAAGGTTAATGCCTGGTATGTATGCCAGAGTTAGTTTACCGAGCAGTAGCGAAACTCTAGTTGTGATAAACCCTCAGCTCATTACGCAATTTGGGCAACTTAATATGGTTAAAGTATTAAATAATAATCAGGTTGAGCGTCGATTTATTCGTACAGGGATCGTGCTTGGAGAAAATAAAGTGGTTGTTTTATCGGGTTTAAACGCTGGTGAACTTCTCGTACTTGAAGAGTAAAAAATTTAAAAATCAATATATTAAAATGTATATACAACAAAAGAGCCTGCTTTGCAGGCTCTTTTACTATTATAAAAAAGTTGCTATTTCATCGAGATCTTTTTTCACTAAAGCATGCTCAGGAATAGTCGCGTTTTCAGCTGGATAACCTGCAATCAATAACATATACGGGCGTTCGTTATCTTTATCACGGCCACAAATATCACTTAAAAAACTCATTGGTTTAGGTGTATGCGTTAAGGTTACAAGGCCTGCGTGGTGCAGAGCTTGAATTAAAAAACCAGTCGCAATGCCAACACTTTCATGGACATAGTAGTTGGTGTTTTTATCTTCAGCATGGATACCGCCTTTTTTCTGACTAAAAATCGCAATCAGCCAAGGGGCGTGTTCAAGGTAGGGTTTATTTGCATCTGTACCTAAAGGTTTAAGTGCATCTAGCCATTCATCACCAGCACGACCTTGATAAAATGAGCGTTCGAGGTCTTCGGCTGCGTGGCGAATTTTTTGTTTAGTTTCTTGGCTATTAATAGCCACAAAGTGCCACGGTTGATGATTTGCACCACTTGGCGCTGTGCCAGCTGCTTTTATACAGGCTGCGATAATTTCTTTTGGCACAGGCTTGTCTGAAAACGAGCGGATTGAATGACGGCGTTGGCTGTTAGCTAAAAATGACTCGGCTCGTTCGAGCATTTCGGTTGTCGGGTATTCAATATAATCATTAAGTGGCTGGTTTTGATGTGTTTGCATGGGCTTTTCGCTTCTCATTAGTCAAGATGATGTTGATTTTATACCTAGCTTAGTGACAACTGACAAGTACAAAATCTAGGTTAAACACTCTAAAAACCGCAACGTTCAATACACTTTAGCAATACCATTTATCACTTTTATTAACCGTTAATCATCTAGCTAAGGTTTTATCTTTTTACCGGGTTTAAGCTCTTGAGCGAAATTCACTCTATAAAAATTACAATGAGAGGTAGCTACGAATGTTGAAAATTGAAGGCTTATCAAAAACCTATGATAACGGAGTTAAGGCGCTTAATAATGTTAACTTAACAATACCTAAAGGAATGTTTGGTTTGCTCGGGCCAAATGGTGCAGGAAAATCATCTTTAATGCGCACCATTGCAACGTTACAGCAAGCGGATGCGGGCAGTATTAAATTTGCTGAGGTTGATGTCTTAAACGATCCGCAAGCATTGCGCCAGCGACTAGGTTATTTACCACAAGACTTTGGTGTTTATCCTCGTATTAGTGCTTATGAATTACTTGAACATATGGCTATTTTAAAAGGATTGAACAACAAAGCTGAGCGTAAAGAAGCCGTTGAGGGGTTGTTAGCGCATACCAACTTATATCAACATCGTAAAAATGCCGTGAGTGGATTTTCAGGTGGCATGCGCCAGCGTTTTGGCATTGCCCAAGCTTTATTAGGTAATCCCGATTTATTGATTGTTGATGAACCAACCGCAGGGCTTGACCCTGAAGAGCGTAATCGTTTTCACAACCTGTTAGTTAGTTTAGGTGAAGAAAAAGTGATTATTCTTTCTACTCACATTGTGGAAGATGTGACTGAGCTGTGCCCAAAAATGGCAGTATTAGCATCAGGGCAAATTATTCTTGAAGGTAACCCTGTTAGCCTCACCAATGAGCTGCAAGGCAAAATATGGCGAAAAGCCGTGTCACAACAAGAAGCGCAAGAAATTGAAGCGGCGATGCCGATTATTTCAAAGCGTTTATTTGCCGGTCAAACGATTGTCCATGTGATGGCAGATGTGCCACCACAAGGGTTTGAAACTGCGCCTGCAAATCTTGAAGATGTCTATTTCTCTACGTTACATAAACACAGACGTGTGGCATAAGGGGGCGTTATGTTAGCTAAAATGTTTATGTTTGAATGGCGCTATTTTGTGCGCCAGCCTTCATTTTATGTCACCAGTTTGATTTTTTTCTTACTGACCTTTTTTGCTACAGTCAGTGACAATGTGCGTATTGGTGGTGGCGGCAATGTTTTATACAACGGGCCATTTTCGATTGCGCAAACCTTAGTGATCATGAGTTTGTTTGCCATGTTTTTGGTGGTCAATTTTGTTGCGAGCACCGCTACGCGCAACGATACCAGTAAGATGTCCGAGTTACTTTACAGCAAACCAATTAATCCTTTCACCTATCAATTAGGCCGTTTTTTTGGTTCTTTTGCTGTGGTATTAACCGTATTTAGTTTTGTGCCACTTGGTATTTTACTCGGTACGCTCATTGGCGGAGCAACTGGCTGGGTAGATGTTGAGCGCTTAGGTGAAACACACTTAAGTTATTATTTCACTGCATTCTTTTATTTATCTGTGCCAACATTGTTTGTTTTATCGTGTTTCTTTTATGCGGTAGCAATACGCTTTCGCTCAATGATGGCGGTGTATTTATCGGCCGTTGCGCTGTTTATTCTTTATACCATTTCGGGGCAGTTTTTATCTGAACCAGAATACCGTACCTTAGCTGCATTGGTAGACCCTTTTGCTTTTAATACCTTGGCTGAAGTGACTCGTTACTGGACCATGTTCGATAAAAATAATACTGCTATTGAGATGTCAGGAGTCTTGCTAGAAAACCGCGCATTATGGGCGGTAATTGGCATTGTCATCATGGCGCTGTTTGGTGGATTTAGAAATCTTGAACGTTTACCTAAAGGCAAAAAAGTTAAACAAGCTAAGCAAACTCAAAGCGATTTTTCGCAGCTACTAGGTAGTAATGTTAGTCATCGTAGTGGGCCAATTGATAACGTGAGTCAACTCATTCATCGCACTAAGTTTGAAATTAAACAAGTGGTATTCAGTGCGCCATTTTTGATTTTAGGTGCGTTAACTATCTTTTTATTGGTTGCCCCTTTAATTGACCCACAAGGCATGTTTGGTACACCTAATTGGCCATTAACTCAAATCATGGTTGAACTAATAGCAGACTCAACCGGGATGTTGATGCTGATTGTACTGGCTTATTACAGCGCAGAAATTGTGTGGCGTGAGCGTGGTTCGGGCATGGGTGACATTATTGATTCTATGCCTGTTAAAAACATCACTTTTTGGTTATCAAAACTAATTGCGATTTGTTTGGTGATGACGCTACTGTATGTGTTTGGCTTGTTAGTCACCATCAGTAATCAGTTTGTTCAAGGTTATAGCAATTTTGAACTTAGCCAGTATGTTATAAGTTTGGGATACGTAAACTTAGTGCCTTTGTTTATGACGGCTGTACTTGCGTTTTTCCTACAAGTTGTTAGCCCGAATAAATATGTCGGTATGATGCTGTTTGTTTTATATATCATCAGCACCATAGTGCTCAGCAATTTTGGTTTTAGCCATAATATGTTCCACTTTAGTCAAGCACCTGCTGTTTTATATTCAGATATTAATGGTTATGGCACTTATTTAACCGCGCATTCGTGGTATTTAGTCTATTGGGGGGCTTTTACTGTGGTATTGGCCGCTTTAGGCTATGGCCTTTGGCATCGTGGTCCGGCGCAGTCTTTAAAAGTGCGCTTAAGTCATTTGGGTTATCAATTAGCGCCTGCGGGTAAAGTGGCGGTCGCGGCCGGCTTAGTCGTTTTTGTTACATCAGGCAGTTACATTTATTACAACACGCGAGTGCTCAATGAGTTTATGGTGCAAGATGACCGCGAACAGCTACAAGCTGATTATGAGAAAAAATATGTGCAATATAAAGACGCACAAATCCCAACAATTACTTCTACCAAAGTAAATGTCGATATTTATCCATATCAACGCAGGCTTACTGCGCAAGCGGATATTGTGGTCAAAAATACTTCAGATCAAGTTATTGAGCGCTTTTTGGTATCACGCCCGAGTGACTATGTTCGCCAATGGGATGTAAAAATTGATGGCGGCAACATTGTTAAACATGATACACAGTTTAATACTGGGTGGTTTGAGTTTGAGCAGCCATTACAGCCCGGTGAAACCCGTTCTGGCCAGTTAAGCGTATCGCGTGAAAGCCATGGTTTTACCGATGGAAATGAAGACGTTAAATTGGTTCAAAACGGAACGTTTTTAAATAACTACGAGTTATTTCCTAACTTTGGTTACAGCGAAAACTTTCAGCTACGAGATCGTCACAAACGTCGTCAACACGATTTAGAGCCGCTACAGCGTGCAAATAAGTTAGAAGATTCAGCCTATTACAATGAGAGCTTTTTTGGTAAAGGGGTTGGTTTTATCGACTTTGAAGCAACCATCACTACAGCCGAAGATCAATTTGCGATTGCGCCTGGTTATTTGCAGTCTGAATCGGTAGCCAATGGTCGTCGTACATTCCATTATAAAATGGATGCCCCTATGGTGAACTTTTATTCGGTGATGTCGGCAAAGCTTGAACGTAAACACGAGCAATACAAAGACATTGATATTGAAGTGTATTACCACAAAGATCATGGCATGAATGTCGATAGAATGATTGAGTCGGTACGTGATTCAATCGACTACTTCACGGCTAATTTTGGGCCGTATCAGCATAAACAAATGCGTATCATCGAGTTTCCAGGTTATCAATCATTTGCACAAAGTTTTGCTAATACTGTGCCTTACTCTGAAAAAATTGGTTTTATCACCGATTTACGAGACCCTGAAAATATTGATCCTGTGTATTATGTGACCGCTCATGAAGTAGCTCACCAATGGTGGGGGCATCAAGTCGGGGCTGCGAATGTGCAAGGCAGTGCCATTATTTCTGAAAGTTTGTCGCAATATAGTGCGTTAATGATTATGGAGAAAAAATACGGTGAAGATAAAATCCGTAAGTTTTTAAAATATGAGCTAGACCGTTATTTACGCGGCCGTACGGTAGAATTACTTGAAGAAATGCCACTTATGCGTAGCGAAGATCAGCAATATATTCATTACCGCAAAGGCTCAGTGGTGATGATGTCGCTTAAAGACCGCTTAGGTGAAACGCGATTAAATCATGCATTAAAAGCGTTTTTAGCACATTATCAATATCAAAGTTCACCTTATCCAACGACGTTAGACTTAATGGCGTATATCAATCAAGATACAACAGAAAGTGAAAAACAGTTTGTTAGTAACTTATTTGAATACATAACGTTATATGATTTAAAAACTACGGATGTGGCAATAGCAGAGCAAGTTGATGCTAACGGTTTTTATGATGTCACTTTAACCGTTGAGGCCAAATTACAACGTGCTAATGGCCAAGGTAAAGAAACCGAAGTTGCCTTTTCGGATAAAGTGGATATTGGTTTATTTAATGCCGATCCGGATGATTTAACCGTCGGTAGCAATGTCTTGTATTTAGAAAAACATACCATTAAAAGCGGTACCAATGTTATTAGTATAAAAGTCAAAGAAAAACCGCTTTATGCAGGAGTCGATCCCTTTATTAAGCTCGTTGATCGCGACAGTGGAGATAACATCAAAAAGTTATAACCATAGATAAACTTGTTTAGTTAAAGCAACAATCAGCAGTTTTTTACTATTGATTGTTGCTTTTTTATTGGGTGTTTTTGATTAGTGATCGGTTAACTTTAGGTAATAACTTTTAAATTGGTCTTCTAGCTTATACCCCAAAGAGAGGTAAAGTTTTTGCGCTTCAGTATTGGTGTGATGAGTTTCTAAGGTTAAGCTGGTAGCCGCGGTTTCGATAGCCATGGCTTTGGCTTTATCTAATAGAGCCTTACCTACGCCTTTACCGCGACATGACTCTAACACAAATAAGTCGTTTAAAATCCAACTGCGTTTTGCCGAAATTGATGAAAAAGAAGGGTATAACTGGACAAAGCCACAGATTTTGTTGTCATCCTCTTTTGCGACAAATATGACAGACTCATTTGCTGCAATACGCTCAGTCAAAAATGCTTTAGCTAAATTATGATCACTTGGCTGGAGGTAAAATTGTCTATATTGATCAAATAAAATTGCCAATTCACTAATGTCGGGTAAATAGGCACGTTGGATAATCATAAATCACACCTTGATTAAAATATCAAAACTCTAAACTGCAAATGCAGTTTAACCCTTTCCTTTTAACTTTGTTCTACTCTAGCGCTGTCTATGGATTGAAGACAAGATAAATAAATGGCTATTTTTTAAAGTGGAATGTTACAAAATACTTTTATCACATCAAAAGCTGTTTGCGACAAATAGTTAACAAAGGGTGGTATTTTTGACTAAAAAGTAAGGGGTAAAACCAATAAACAGGTTCGTTGGTTATTTTTTATAATGCGAATGCAAGCAAATGTGTCAGTGGTTACAGCTAGTGATATTTGGTTGTTAATTGGTTAACAACTATACAACACTTTTTTGTGATCCCAGACACACCTTGTTACCTCACAAAATTCTTTTGATACACATTCTTACGCGCATTGTATTACCTTCAAATGGTCACGTATTTATTACTTAACTAGCGCAGCAAGAGGGATTTTATCATGAAACTATTTACTACCATTTTAGCTACAACTACATTACTAATCAGTGCCAATACTATGGCGCATCCACAGGTTAAACTTGAAGCTACTGATCAGTCGCCAGCAACTCAAATTTGTATGGCGGTGGCTTCTAATAAACCAATTAATTTGCTTAAAGTGTTAAAAGATAATCAAATGACCATGAAAACAGCGGTAAAAAAAGTACGTTGTAATGAGTTAACTCTAGGCGATTTTGCACAAAAGCATTCCGCAATCAAAATTGCGAATAATCTTAAACGTTATGAGCAAAAAACAGAATTATATAGTGCTTTGTGATATGTTAAATAATTGTTATTGTATTTTGTTTTGGGCATGCTATGGTTTAAATGACATTCCCAACAGTTAAAAAGGCGCTCATTGTGGTGCCTTTTTTCTTATTGGTGTTTTAGTTTTGTCATTTGTGTTGCGATTTTTGCAATTAAAGTGTCATCAGTTTCTAGATTGAATGCCATGCAAAGCGGTTTTGGTGTTGCCGCTGCAATTGCTATCTCAGGTACGACTATTTTGTCGTTTAAACCTTGAGCCTTGATATTTTCAATCATGGTAAATTCTGTGGAAGCCATATAATCAACACGGCCAGCAATCAATTTACGAAAGTTTGTCACTCCAAGGCTGCTGCTATCAACGTGCACTTGAGTATTGTGACGTAAAAAATCATCTGCAACATCATTTTTAATAACCGCAACCGTATGTTCACTAAGCTGTGTAAGCGTTAAGTCGGCTAAATCATTGCGGCTAGCTAAGCGGAACAAAAATATTTTTGGACTCTCTATTAGTGGGCATAACCATTTAAATTGGTCGACTCGTTCTGGAGTTTGAAAAATAGAATAAATCATGGTGTTGGGCACTTTTTTTGCCCGCTGTAGAGCTCTTACCCAAGGATAACTATGAATTTGATAACTGATATTGGCTGAACGTAGCAGTTGCTCCACCACCATAGTGGAGCGGCCAACAATCTGACCATTTTTATCAGTGTAATTAAAAGGTGGCCATTCTTCGGTTACAACGTGCAGTTGTGTTTCTGCTTGTACAGCGAATGAGCCAGAAAAAAGCAGCTTGCAGAGCAAAAAATAGACAAAAAGAGAGCGCCAATTAAGGTGTGAAAAAATGAGCATGAACATCCTCTTGGATGATGAAATGTCCGTTAGAAATTGGGCAGATACATCAATGCTTTATAAACTTAAGTTATGCTTTTATAGCACAGCAATTTTGTTATGATAAACCTAACATTGGTAGGGTAATCATAATGCTTGAATTAAAAACGCTTTTTGTCACCAGTTTTTGCATCGTCATGGTGATGTGTTTACTTAACTTCCTCACTTGGCGCGCCAACAAAAATACACCCGGTACATTACCCTTAGTCTTTTATCCGATATTTATATTACTTGCTTTAGCTTTGTTTAAATTTCACAACCATGAGCATGGTTATGAAAATTACGCATTAAGCTTAGGTTATTTACTGCTCTTTTCAGCCTCGGTTATTCAAGCTGTAGCATTGTGTCGTTTTTTTAAGTTTCAACATATTAGTTTGACCCTATTCTTAATTGCTACGACTTGGCTTAGTGTAACTTTTAACTGGTTTTTATTTGGTGATAATAACCTGCATGCTCGCATTTTAATTTACGACTTACAGCGCATTATTGAAGGGGTATTTTTAAGCTATTTATTCATTCGAGTGGCGCTCAAGCGTTACCCTAATGCCAGTATTATTTATTTAATCCACTGCTGTTTATTGATGGGGGTCTTTAGTCTTCGTACTTTTTTACTTAAAGATTTAAGCGGGGAGGAAATCATAAAGGATGGTTGGTTTAGTGCAGCAGTTTTATTTATTGGCATTTTAACTCCCATGTTTTATGCCACAGGTTTGGCGGTATTATGTAATGAACGCCGCTCTGAAAATTTAAAAAGTTTAACTGAAAAGGCGCAAAAAGATGCCGAGCTTCGAGGATTGTTTTTATCAACCATGAGTCATGAAATTCGCACGCCTCTTAATGGTATTTTAGGCAGTGCGCAATTGATTATGAATCAGCTTTCTGATCCAAAAGGTAAGCCTTACTGCGAGGCGATTATTCACTCAGCTGAATCGCTTAATTTCTTAGTGACCCAAGTGCTCAACTATGCCACGGTCGATCAGAGCACCAGTGCCTTGTACGAAGAAGATGTTGAATTAGAACCTTGGCTAAAAAATATTTGTTTATTATCAAGCCCTATAGCCGAGCAAAAGCGATTAAAGTTTGAGCTTAATGTTAATTTACCAGACAAGTCTTGCTATTACTTTGACCAAGAGCGTTTGCGCCAAGTATTGAGTAACTTAATTAACAATGCGATTAAGTTCACCGACCAAGGTTCGGTCAAAATTCAAGTAGATTTATTACATTCAAAAACGTTAGAGCATACGTTGCGCTTTTCGGTGCAAGACAGTGGGCCAGGAATCGAAGATGATGACATTGAATATTTAACCGAACCTTATGTGCAAACAAGCAGTGGTAAGAAAAAAGGCGGTACAGGACTTGGTTTGGCAATTAGTAGCCGTATTTTAGCTAAGCTTGGCAGCGTGCTTGAAATTGAAAGTGAAATCGGTAAGGGTAGTACTTTTAGTTTTAATTTAACGATTGGTCTTGGTGAACTCAGCTTAGTTGAGCAACGCCATAAATCGAAGCAATATTTAACAGGGTTAAATATCTTATTGGTGGAAGACTTGCCGCTGAATCAAAAGATTGCCATTGAACTAATGGCTATGGATGAGCACAAAGTGAAATTAGCCGACACAGGAAAAAACGCGATTGAGTTGCTGCAACAGCATAAATTCGACGTTATTTTACTCGATATGAATTTGCCTGACATTAGCGGTCAAACGGTTTTACGTGAGCTGCAAACTATATCGCATTTAAATAGTAGCACGCCAATTTTGGCTTTTACGGCCAGTTTAAGTAAATCAGAAACCGATGAGTACGAATCACTTGGTATAAAAGATGTGGTTGCAAAACCAATCAAACAAGAAAAATTACGCCAAGCCATCACCAACTCGCAAAAAGGGTATTTACCAATTAGTACTGTAGAGCTTAAACCTCTGCTGTACGATGTGGTCGCAGCGCACTCACTTGCGACTTCATTTAATGAAGATGAATTGTCATCTGTTTATAACGAGTTTGTTTTATCGGCGCGAAGTAAGCTGAATCGGTGCCAAGAGATTGAGGCAACAGATCAAGATCAGTGCATTAAAATTTTACATCGCCAAGCGAGCACCGCATTACAGTTAGGTTTTAATCTCTATGGTTTAGAGCTCAAAAAATTAGAGCGTCGCTTACTCGACAAAAAAACACCGTTAGAATTTACTGAGGCCATTGAAATATGGCAGCAAAGCTTAGCGCAATATCTTAAGCATGTGCGCAGCATGTTGTAATAAACGACCTATTCGAGTGTAAAAAACCTCAAGTTAGGATAATCAATCTATATCTGGCTGCTATTTTCAATACTATCCGCATCGAAAACCTCTGGTTAGAGATAAGTAATTTATATATTTGCTTTTAATTCAATGTATTGGTAAATATCTTATCCATAGCTGAGGTTAAATAGAGAGAAAATAGAGATAGCGTAAGTTGTATTTTACATACTGATTTGTTCTGATGAGCGACATAATCGTAAATGGAAATTGATAGATGTTGCTCAGCAAAAAAATTAAATTAATCAGCCTTATTGCCAGTGTTTGCCTTAGTACAATGGTAAATGCTCAAAGTGAAGCTGAACCTACGAAAGTGCTTTATAACGACGGCCCTTATTTAATTGATGGAAAAAATGCACTCCAGCAATACTCTATAGAAAAAAATAAATTAAAGATTACCAATTATCAGGGCGCGGAACATTTTCCGGCTCAATTTCCTATCAGTAGCTCTGACATTTACCAAAATGTCGATAAAATTGCAGCCATTAGTGATATCCATGGGCAAGTTGATATTTTTATTCAACTACTTAAAAAAAATGGAGTGATTGATTCAGCTCATAATTGGCAATTTGGTAATGGGCACTTAGTTATTACTGGTGATATTTTTGACCGAGGTGATACGGTAACTGAGGCGCTGTGGCTAGTTTATAAGCTTGAACAACAAGCTGAAAAAGCGGGTGGCAAAGTACATTATTTATTGGGCAATCATGAATACATGGTGCTGCGCGGCGATGAGCGTTATTTACATGATAAGTATCGACAAACTTTGGTACTAATGCAGCGAGATTTAAAAAGCCTCTTAGGGGCTGACACCATTTTGGGTCGTTGGTTACGCAGCAAATCAACTATTATTAAAATTAACGATATGGTGTTTTTACATGGTGGGATTCATCAAGATTACCTCGATCTTAAGCTTAATTTAACACAAGCAAATCAACATTTCCGCGATAGCATTGGCCTAGTTAAAGCGCAAATGGTTGATAATCCGATTTACTTCACTTTACATGGTTCAACAGGCCCAGTTTGGTATCGCGGTTATTTTCGTGATGAGTACCTAACACAAGCTCAAGTTGATAGCATACTCAAAGAGCTCGAAGCTCAATATATTATCGTTGGTCATACTTCATTTGAGCAGCTAGAAACACGCTTTGATAATCGTATTATCGCCATTGATAGCTCAATTAAAAATGGTAAAAAAGGAGAGCTGTTATTGTGGCAAAAGCAGCGGTTTATGCGCGCTGACATGCAGGGAAAGCAAACAGAGTTTATTCCGCTAAAAGCGCAATAATACTAACGCTGGCAATAGTCATTGAGCGAACCTCGGGTTGGTTTCGCTCAATTTTAAGTTGTGTTACTGAGGTAGCATCACCAATATTGCGGCACCC includes the following:
- a CDS encoding ATP-binding protein; its protein translation is MLELKTLFVTSFCIVMVMCLLNFLTWRANKNTPGTLPLVFYPIFILLALALFKFHNHEHGYENYALSLGYLLLFSASVIQAVALCRFFKFQHISLTLFLIATTWLSVTFNWFLFGDNNLHARILIYDLQRIIEGVFLSYLFIRVALKRYPNASIIYLIHCCLLMGVFSLRTFLLKDLSGEEIIKDGWFSAAVLFIGILTPMFYATGLAVLCNERRSENLKSLTEKAQKDAELRGLFLSTMSHEIRTPLNGILGSAQLIMNQLSDPKGKPYCEAIIHSAESLNFLVTQVLNYATVDQSTSALYEEDVELEPWLKNICLLSSPIAEQKRLKFELNVNLPDKSCYYFDQERLRQVLSNLINNAIKFTDQGSVKIQVDLLHSKTLEHTLRFSVQDSGPGIEDDDIEYLTEPYVQTSSGKKKGGTGLGLAISSRILAKLGSVLEIESEIGKGSTFSFNLTIGLGELSLVEQRHKSKQYLTGLNILLVEDLPLNQKIAIELMAMDEHKVKLADTGKNAIELLQQHKFDVILLDMNLPDISGQTVLRELQTISHLNSSTPILAFTASLSKSETDEYESLGIKDVVAKPIKQEKLRQAITNSQKGYLPISTVELKPLLYDVVAAHSLATSFNEDELSSVYNEFVLSARSKLNRCQEIEATDQDQCIKILHRQASTALQLGFNLYGLELKKLERRLLDKKTPLEFTEAIEIWQQSLAQYLKHVRSML
- a CDS encoding metallophosphoesterase, whose product is MLLSKKIKLISLIASVCLSTMVNAQSEAEPTKVLYNDGPYLIDGKNALQQYSIEKNKLKITNYQGAEHFPAQFPISSSDIYQNVDKIAAISDIHGQVDIFIQLLKKNGVIDSAHNWQFGNGHLVITGDIFDRGDTVTEALWLVYKLEQQAEKAGGKVHYLLGNHEYMVLRGDERYLHDKYRQTLVLMQRDLKSLLGADTILGRWLRSKSTIIKINDMVFLHGGIHQDYLDLKLNLTQANQHFRDSIGLVKAQMVDNPIYFTLHGSTGPVWYRGYFRDEYLTQAQVDSILKELEAQYIIVGHTSFEQLETRFDNRIIAIDSSIKNGKKGELLLWQKQRFMRADMQGKQTEFIPLKAQ